The Plasmodium gaboni strain SY75 chromosome Unknown, whole genome shotgun sequence genomic interval aaaatatatatatgatatataaaagaaacatatatattattttatatatatgtcatatattattatatatatatataatatatatatattatatgttcCCCTTtaaagtaataaaaaattatttaatattattgtataatatttttcttaatttttaaGTGGAACACTTATCGTTCTTCTAAgtaattaataatatagtaCTACTATTTTTGAAAGGATTAAGTTATATActatgaaaaaaaaaaaaaaaaaattattattattataaaaaaattatttctatttaatttcattttaactcaaattatatttattcactaactctaataatatatttataaaatttctttttaattatatataatataaatatattgctatatctatatatttattattatattttagtgaataaatattttaaaatttagATATTTAAGTATAATTAAAATTGTGTAATGAGTAATTATATCTATCAATGGATAATAAGAATTTTGTttgtaaaataaataaataaatatatatatatatatatatatattatatatatttcactttaaaaataaggtgcactatataatttgattatatttatattttcctttGTTGTAATATCTAGTTActtaaaataatttttatacaaaaaaaCAACGAACATAAACTTTTTTACTActatttaaattatatacaaaggatatattaattatatatatatatatatattaataagtttattgatatatattaaataaataaaatccattattatattttaatatatttaataatattataattttttatttaaaaaaaaaaaaaaaaaaaaaaaagatttaataaatatttcaataatgtataataaattataatattattaaataaatctattcatataaattttgtgtaataaaaatattaaacatatatattctaaagatatatatatattttacttaaaaacaaattataaaaataatatattaaaataaaaaagaaataatgTCCTGcaattattttaaaatatctttGTTTTCTATTTTACTATGTATTTTAATAATCACACATAAGgttagaaaaaaaaaataaaggagcataaaaaaattattaatatatatatatatatatatatatatatatatttaccattttctttattatatagtTCTCTCTTAAACACATATCtcataataaaacaaacacagttgatattaaaaatgCAGTATATAAGAGATTACTAACCGAATCACACCAAAcagatatattaaaaacCCATTCAGACGGAAATTTACTAACACATCCAATAAATAACACATCACATGAAAATGCTACAGAATATCATGAAACATCACCTGATTGCTCATTAAGTGATGAATTCCTGCAAAACTCTTTTAATCAAACAGAGAAAAAAGAATggaaaaatgaaaaaaataataaatcattGCTTCAGAAATCccataaaaaaaaaaattgcaaaaacattaaaataatttttttaattactttatttttcattttcttgGGGTAGGTATAACCTATTATATCgcatattaaatatttaaaaaaaacaaaatatatatatagtgATCAAATATGTACATTAGACAAAAGTAAAGGTAATatcaataaaaaaaaaaaaaaaaaaattatattatattaatacaaataataataataatatataaccTCTTCCACAATATTTTATccaatatttttaaaatatatatatatatatatatatatatatatatatatcttatacATCAATTGAGAAAAAACGAAtccatataatatttatattgtatatttaatgataattataaacaattatacatatatattagtGACTGATctatatcatttttttacatCACTTTATATACCATTTTAATTTCCATTcttatttatgttttagttttattaaattgtgatacaattaaaaagaataaaattCATGTCAGTaaattgtaataataagaagataaatgatattatattttttgttactttaatattaatgcttttatatatgtgtagGATTTTTTTGTGTCACATTCTATTTATATTAGtgtattttataatataccATACATTTAtcttatttaataaaacatttatttcttatattcatataaaattcATAATTGTTCTGttctgtttttttttattattttaaataggacattataatttcaataatttatatatacatataatataataaaaattttaatttattgACAAATTTTACTTATAAGAatgaaattaaatattcaaatatataagaatatataatcaaaaaatataacatatcttacacaataaatataaatatatatattaatgaaaatgggaaaaaaaaaagaatatataattatatgtgtgtatataatacataCCTTTTTGTCTTTATAaatttctatatatttttatttaaaaattctATGATCAACTATAGTtatgaagaatataattttattcaataatatataccaaataaaatatattaaagtgatcattattttttttataatatttaaaatatatatatatatatttattttaaacaaaaacaattaatagttatacaaataaatacaaatgtagttaataattttgttaGATAAAgcaaaaaatatttaaaaaataaaatacaaaaaaataataaaataaaataaaataaaataaaataaaataaaataacttttagtaaaataatacaaatttgtatttatt includes:
- a CDS encoding exported protein (hyp10), with protein sequence MSCNYFKISLFSILLCILIITHKFSLKHISHNKTNTVDIKNAVYKRLLTESHQTDILKTHSDGNLLTHPINNTSHENATEYHETSPDCSLSDEFLQNSFNQTEKKEWKNEKNNKSLLQKSHKKKNCKNIKIIFLITLFFIFLG